In one Candidatus Nomurabacteria bacterium genomic region, the following are encoded:
- a CDS encoding DUF1211 domain-containing protein — MSMSLSAEEQTRIGVDRFVFFSDAVFAIAITLLALEIHLPENVDLSSESSVLSGLIAIIPSFFSYVLSFLVIGAIWSVHVRKYRALVQYDRVFMMSNLVLLLFVAFIPFPTALLSESDTKVATILYASTFVVIELISFVSWQYAVKKKFLSANIAEQTIRNGLFSSLAMGAIFLISIVIALFNADIAKFSWLLIIPALRFIR, encoded by the coding sequence ATGTCGATGTCGTTATCTGCAGAGGAACAGACAAGAATAGGGGTGGATAGATTCGTATTCTTCAGTGATGCCGTATTTGCAATCGCAATCACCTTGCTTGCGCTTGAAATTCATTTACCCGAAAACGTTGACCTTAGTTCTGAATCATCAGTGCTGAGCGGTCTTATAGCGATAATCCCCAGTTTCTTTTCCTATGTATTGAGCTTTCTTGTCATTGGTGCAATCTGGTCGGTACACGTAAGAAAATACCGTGCTCTTGTGCAATATGACCGAGTTTTTATGATGTCGAATCTTGTCTTATTGCTTTTTGTCGCATTTATTCCGTTCCCAACAGCTCTATTGAGTGAATCAGACACTAAAGTGGCCACGATATTGTATGCGTCAACGTTCGTTGTTATTGAATTGATTTCTTTTGTGAGTTGGCAATATGCCGTAAAAAAGAAGTTTCTTAGTGCGAATATTGCAGAGCAGACTATACGTAACGGCCTATTCAGTTCTTTAGCGATGGGTGCTATATTTTTGATCTCGATAGTGATTGCTCTATTTAATGCTGATATAGCAAAATTTAGCTGGCTTTTAATAATTCCTGCGCTGAGATTTATTCGATAA
- a CDS encoding CPBP family intramembrane metalloprotease: MAYLLPWLVWGTSVAQQNKLLTWHIPQSLAFWFGLTIATYGVAALSGGKVAVIDLLKRLVRFRVKPVWYVISLVVVPIISIVALLIYYLFGGENKHFATDITTSSLLLVFLIEWWLFLITEETAWRGFALPRLQKKFTPLNASLILGLLWGLWHIPLFMIADSFQANLPFVGFLISAIATSILTSWVFNNSRGSVLLVAIFHAVTDVSIAYTGVMSGDKTLFWLFVLIQVVVALSVIRTSAFNKSVMKDRELTYRSAA, encoded by the coding sequence ATGGCTTATTTGCTTCCATGGCTTGTGTGGGGCACGAGTGTAGCGCAACAAAACAAGTTATTGACATGGCACATTCCACAGTCACTTGCCTTTTGGTTCGGCTTAACAATAGCGACATATGGCGTCGCGGCATTAAGTGGAGGAAAGGTGGCTGTCATTGATTTATTGAAACGACTTGTGCGATTCAGAGTAAAACCAGTTTGGTATGTCATTTCTTTGGTGGTGGTTCCGATAATTTCTATTGTCGCTTTGCTCATATATTATCTGTTTGGCGGTGAAAATAAACATTTTGCCACAGATATTACCACTTCGAGCCTCCTTCTTGTTTTCTTAATTGAATGGTGGTTGTTTCTTATTACAGAAGAAACGGCTTGGCGTGGTTTTGCGTTACCACGGTTGCAAAAAAAGTTTACTCCATTAAACGCAAGTTTGATTTTAGGGCTGCTCTGGGGCCTTTGGCACATACCATTGTTTATGATTGCGGACTCGTTTCAGGCAAATCTACCATTTGTGGGCTTTCTTATTTCCGCTATTGCGACATCTATACTTACGTCGTGGGTGTTTAATAATTCTCGAGGCAGCGTTCTATTAGTTGCTATATTTCACGCTGTTACAGACGTATCGATTGCATATACGGGCGTTATGTCCGGTGACAAAACGCTATTTTGGTTATTCGTTTTGATTCAAGTCGTTGTCGCTCTGAGCGTTATACGAACGAGCGCATTTAATAAATCCGTTATGAAAGACCGAGAATTGACGTACCGGAGTGCTGCTTAA